The Lachnospiraceae bacterium KM106-2 nucleotide sequence AGAATCTCCATTAATAAAGGAATAATGATCCACGCCATCCAAAATAAAATGCTGCTATAGATATAATCAATGAGTCTCATAACTAAAACTTCCTACTTTCTGTCGTACAATATGAGCCTTCGTAAATACATAATAATAAAGACCAATACTCAGAGCATAAAAGACCAATCTTCCTACTATCGTATGCGCCAGATAGTAAATACTATCTCCTTTGTAGTAGACAAGCGTTACAATGATGGTAATTCGGATCACATTCGACGCAATGATGAAAAAGATACCGAAGATGTTGATCACGATCTTCTCATATAATTGATAGAGTGGGAAAAACCATATTAGGGCTGTAAATGCCATCATCTCAATGATACCGGAGCATTCATAATCAATATACAGTGAAATTGCTTCTTTCCCTCGATCAATAAATAAAATACTGTATTCATAATAGCCATCAAACATATGACTTAGTGAACCGATCAATCCTGTCACATATGCCATAAAGTGAGTTAATGTATCCGTCACGAGTGGTTTTACCCAAATAAGCAGAAATAAGAACATTCCAACACTTCCTAAAAAGAAGAACCAAAAATGAAGTTTTCCCCTTTTTAACACACTCAGCATATAGATCCATAGAATAAAAAGTATAATTGCTAACCCATTCATGCCAAGCTCCTCTTTCTTCTTTTCCAGATAACTAAACCGGCCGATGCGATCATGGCAATCGTAATTCCAATATAAGGTCCACTTGAGGTACCAGTAACAATAATTTCGCCTCCACCAATATTCGGTGCGGTTAATGAAAATTTACTCATAGCATCAATTGGGATTCCTGTAATCTTTTCTAAAACCTTTAGATCGATCATAAATTCATATTCATCCCCTGTGGAATGATTATTATTTGTAACAGTAAATGCTGCGGTTCCCATCTGATAAACCGGCCATCCTGAATTAAAGATTCCTAAATGGTCTTTCGTAATTCCAACTGGCATATTATAGATGATGGAATCCTTGCTCCAGTCGACTTGTTTATCACTCGTTGCAAAGTGAGCTCCAAACTGAATTGTCATTCCATTAACAATAATATTCATTGAATTCATCTGCATTTGAGCACCATAGATATCATGCATCTTGATATGCCCATAGAGGTGATCTCCTTCTCTAAATAAAGCTGCTTTATGATTTGCTTCTCCATTCCAGCTGTGATAGGTTAAAATTCCGTGGGGAATATTACTCCAATCCTGATAATGACCATCTATCTGGATTGTACTCGCCGCCTGGCTGCTTTGAAGTCCTAGGAAGGAAGATAACATAATCCCCATCAAGAATACAAGCAAGTAAGTCATCGCACGATTCTTAAATACCGAATAGGCTCTAAGCGGTGTCTCATTCATATCTAATCTCACTAAATCAATTTCCTCCTTTGTAAATAGCTGTGATAGTTCCGTGTATAGATAAGCCGCTATGGCCTCTACTGTAGCTGGTGTATGTTCTGATAATCTTTCATTTAAATACTGCTTCTGAAGCGGTTCTAAAAACTTATTTACTAATGTCTCAACTTTTTTATATGCGATAAACTGTTCCTCCTCATGATTAATGTACAAAACAAAAGAGAATGTATGATAATGCGCATTCTCCTTTACTCCATCAACACTATGGGAAGCATATAAATAAAATTTGTACTTATAATATCTCAAAAAAATTCCCCTTTACATTATTAAAAAAGTGACCAAAAAAATTTGATCACTTTTTTTCTAGTTAATAAAGCGTCTGACTGTATATACAGTACGATAATTATAATTCGAAATCTTTATTCCGTCTCTTGTACTGCTTGCATGAACTATTTTATTATTTCCAATATACAAAGCTACGTGATTGACTACTCCATCTTCACGATAAAATAATAGATCACCAGCTTTTCGATTACTTACACTAATCTTAGTGCCTGCAGTCGCCTGAGTTTTTGATGTTCTTGGAATTGTAATTCCAAACTTCTTATACACAGACTGTGTAAAGCCGGAACAATCTGCACCATTTGTTAAGCTTGTTCCGCCCCATTTGTATGGATTTCCTACAAATTGTACTGCATAATCTGCGACATCTTGTCCCGTTGTTTTGGAACTGGTTGCAACTTTAGTCGCATAAGTAAAGGCACGGGCAATCGTTACATAATCTGTACTAATGTAACCATATGTGCTGTTGTATTTAATTTTTGCAAATCCTTTTGATTGGCTGAGAACTACATGTTTTGTTCCCTTCGCGACACTGCCAATCTTAGATGATGATGTAGATGCACTTTTGCGAACATTTAATGATGTCGCAGTTACGGTAGCTGTATTCTTTGCATAAGTATCAAATAGCTTTTCAGCCTCTGAACCTATTGCTAAATACTCTGCCGATGCATATCCAGTCACACTTCCAGATTTTAATTTAACCCAGCCGCCTTTTTTTTCAATGACGGTACCAACTGCACCTTTCGCCAATTTTCCAATAATTTTTGCACTTGTAGATGCACTTTCTCTGATGTTCAATGAACTAGCCGTTCCCATGGCCAAATCATCGTATTGTGACGCTCTTGCTGTCGCTTGCGTTTTATCTTCCGTAGTAGTTGACGCATTTGCACTTGTCACAAATAGCATAGATGCAACAAGACATATGGACAATTTAATCAAGTAATTCTTCATGATGTCCTCCATTATGTCATATTGGATCTCACAAAAACATTTAACATTTTTGTAACATCTAGTTACAATATTAACATCTTTGTCGAATTATGTAAAATGTAAATTACTGGATGTCCTACTTCTTTGTCCTTGGGATATAGTTCGGTAGGTCCTGCTCCTTAACGCCAACCAATCGGTTCCCTACATAATTCCAGCCACCGTTCTCTTTATCTTCTATTGTAACAATATGAGTAAATGCGATGTCATCACCTTCTGTTACTACATCTACCGTTAAGCTCTTAGTATGATCTTTATTCTCCTTGATACCTACAACCTCGGAGGAAGCTTCATAAAATATATCAGGGATTTGGTTTCCAAAACCGATCCTCCCCCACTTATACTCCTTCTTCTTGGGATCATAGTGAGCCAGTTCTCTTAAACTTTCTGCTGAAATCGCAAAATAAGGCAAGATAACTTGTTCAAATTCTTTTTGCTTGATCCTACTCTTTTGATTCGTTGCGTCAAGACTCTTCCCGTGAACCAGGGGATATGTAAAGTCATAGAGGTCATTAAATGCGATCCTTTTCATACTTCCCTTATCCCAATTTACTCGGAATAAATTATTTCCCTGGTATCCGATTGGTGCTATGTACTTATTGTATGCCTTACGATATTCTTTTTTTACTGGTTTTACTCGAATGATAAATGATCCATCCACAACTTCACTGCAATTTTCATTCACTGCATTCTCTACCATAAGCCAGCCCTTTTTCGTATACTCAATACTTTTTACTTCACAACGGTTGACATAAGTTACGTAAGGCTTATTGTTAGCGTCCCAAGCTAAGCATACCATTGTAGATACTAACTTCCCATCCTTATTACAGTAAGTGGTACGATTCATACCTCCATTCTGCACTAATTCATATATATGTATGATAGCGTTATTATTTTTCTCTACCGATTGAATAAATTGTTCAAGACTTTGATAATTGATCATATCAATATTCCCATTATATAAATACACGGGAGCTTTTGACTTTGCAATCTGTTTTGCCATCTTCGTTAACTGTTCATCCGCTAACACAGTATCATCCGGATTCTTAACATCACAATCACGATAAAGATCAGAACAGCTCTTCATTACCTCGATACATTCCTTCTCATATGTCTTTTCTTCCTTTGCCGGAATTGTAAGATCATAAGGCTTAGCCTTAGATTTTTTTTGTGCTGCCTGCTTCTCTTTCTTCATTGTTTGAGATTGTTTCACTTGCCTCTTATTATGACAACCCCCTACACCCAAACAAAGAATTAGAAATAAAAATGCACATAAAATAATTCCTCTCGTTTGTTTCTTCTCCATACTTTTTCACCTCTACTTTAATTGCTTCTTTTCTATTGTAGCGATATTGTATCCAAAATGAAAGTATATAATCTATTTTTTTCCAGTAATTATTCATACATTTCTTATCAAAAGATGTTCAACGAAAAGAAATGCCGTCATATATATGACGGCACTTCACTAATTAACTTTTATACTCTTCTTACTGCTCCAGTCTCCATATACCTTATTCTTCGTAGAATCTAAAGCATAAGCTCTCACCTGGATATAATACTTCGTATTCTTTTTCAACTTATTAATTGTTTTAGATGTATTGGATGTCGTAGTAAGTTTAGCTGATTTCATATTAGATTTTAAGGAATATTTTATTTCATATCCTTTGGTTCCTATCACTTTACCATATGTGATCTTAATGGTTTTATTTTTTCCGATTGCTTTTGTGATCTTAACCTTTTTAACACTTACCTTTTTCCATCTTGCATATAACTGTTGGTTTCCTTTACATTGTGTCGAAGCAGACACTTGACTTCCACCATTCTTCGCCGTATACCAGCCAACAAAAGTATAACCTTTTCGATTACAAGTTGGAAGTGTTCCATATCTGCTTCCATACGCTAGAACTACTTCTTTTCGATTAAGATTCTTACCTCCATTTGCATGATAACTCAATGTATAGTAATTCTTCGTCCATTGCGCGTACAAAGTAACCGATTCTTTACAGATAGTATCTGCGCTTACCTTCGCTCCGCCTGTCTTTTCCGTATACCATCCTGTAAAGGTGTAGCCTTCTCGCTCGCAATTTGGTAACGTTCCATATGGACTTCCATACTCTACGGTAACTTGTCCTACACTCGGTGCTCTTCCACCATTCACGTCATAATTAATTACATATTGATTCTTCGTCCATTGCGCGTACAAAGTAACCGATTCTTTACAGATAGTATCTGCGCTTACCTTCGCTCCGCCTGTCTTTTCCGTATACCAGCCTGTAAAGGTATAGCCTTCTCGCTCGCAAGTTGGTAGCGTTCCATACTGGCTTCCATACTCTATGGTAACTTGTCCTACACTCGGTGCTCTTCCACCATTCGCGTCATAATTAATTACATATTGATTCTTCGTCCATTGCGCGTACAAAGTTACGGATTCTTTACAGATAGTATCTGCGCTTACCTTCGCTCCGCCTGTCTTTTCCGTATACCAGCCTGTAAAGGTATAGCCTTCTCGTTCACAAGTTGGTAACGTTCCATACTGGATTCCATACTCTACGGTAACTTGTCCTATACTCGGTGCTCTTCCACCATTCGCGTCATAATTAATTACATATTGATTCTTCGTCCATTGCGCGTACAAAGTTACAGATTCTTTACAGATGGTATCTGCGCTTACCTTCGTTCCGCCTGTCTTTTCCGTATACCATCCTGTAAAGGTATAACCTTCTCGCTCACAAGTTGGTAGCGTTCCATACTGGATTCCATACTCTATGGTAACTTGTCCTACACTTGGTGTTCTTCCACCATTCGCGTCATAATTAATTACATATTGATTCTTCGTCCATTGCGCGTACAAAGTTACGGATTCTTTACAGATGGTATCTGCGCTTACCTTCGTTCCGCCTATCTTTTCCGTATACCATCCTGTAAAGGTATAGCCTTCTCGCTCGCAAGTTGGTAGCGTTCCAAATGGACTTCCATGCTCCATAACAACACTCTCTATGCTCAGTGCTCCTCCACCATTCGCATCATATATTACGGTAAGTGCATTCTTTGCCCAATGGGCATATAGCGTTATGGATTCTTTGCAGATCGTATCTGTACTTACTCGGATTCCATCTTCTTTCTTAGTATACCAGCCTGTAAAGGTATAGCCCTCTCGTTCACAGATTGGTAATTTTCCATACGAACTTCCATACTCCATTGTTACTTGCTCTACACTTGGCGTTTCTCCGCCATTTGCGTCATACGTTACAACATAAGTATTCTTTGTCCAATGGGCATATAGCGTTATGGATTCTTTGCAGATCGTATCTTCACTTACTCGGATTCCATCTTCTTTCTTAGTATACCAACCTGTAAAGGTATAGCCCTCTCGTTCACAGATTGGTAATTTTCCATACGAACTTCCATACTCCATTGTTACTTGCTCTACACTTGGCGTTTCTCCGCCATTTGCGTCATACGTTACAACATAAGATTTTTTTGTCCAATGGGCATATAGCGTTATGGATTCTTTGCAGATCGTATCTGCACTTACTTGGATTCCATCTTCTTTCTTAGTATACCAACCTGTAAAGGTATAGCCCTCTCGTTCACAGATAGGTAATTTTCCATACGGGATTCCATACTCATAGATAACACTTTCTTCACTCAGCGTCTCTCCACCATTTGCATTATATGTTACTGTATACGCATTCTTTGACCAATGAGCATATACTGTAATATCTTGTTCTAGAATGCTCTCCGGTGTTACCTTATCTCCGCCTTCTCTTTTCGTAAACCAACCAAGGAAAGCATAATGTTCTCGTTCACAAACGGCTAACTCTCCATACTGACTTCCGTATTCTAAGGATACACGCTCAATACTTGGTGTATCTCCTCCATTGGCATCATAAATTAACTCATACGTATTGATCGACCAATGTGCATAGAGAATCGCTGTTCCCTCACATTGCGTTTCACTGGTGACTTTATTTCCGCCAATCGATGAGGTATACCAGCCATCAAATGTATAACCAATTCTTTCACAAGTTGGCAGCTCCCCATAATTATCTTGGAATAGTACTTCGATTGATTCCTTACTCGGCTCGTTTCCACCATTACTCTCAAAACTGATCACATATTTATTTTTAGTCCAATGTGCATAAAGGGTATGATCCTGCTCGATAAGCACTTGACTATCTGCTGTTATCTTTTCACCACCATTTTCTTTTGTATACCAGCCATCAAATGTATAGCCATCTCTAACTGGTATTGGAAGATCGGAATACATTCCTGTCACTAGAACAACTCGCCCTAAAAATGATTCCTCTGTTTGTGTACGAAAAGTAACCGCTACTTGATAGTCTCCTAATGATTCAAATGGAATCTTCATACTGGTAGCAAATCTTTTCGCATAAGAATTATTAAATCCTCGAATGCTGATTTTTTTATAATCGTAAAAGCTAGCGCTGCTACATTGTTTTAAAGAAAACGGCATCTCGATTGTTTTTAAAGAACGATACGTTACGTATGCATTGTTCGGTATATAAGATACTTCATTTAATAAAATGGTATCGACACAGGCAGCACCCGCGAAAATCCAATCATCACTTGGCTGACCTTGAATCTTCAGACTATAATCCTCATCATTAAATAAGTATGTTGCATTCTCACCGCAAGTACCTGAATAATCCTCTGGTGTAACTATGGCATAATTATTTTCCTTTCCATAAGAATACACATAAGTATCCTTATTACAAAAGATGACCGTATCCTTTGGTAATGCACTATACTGCATTGCTTTTATACTATCGGGAAGATAAATACTTTTTAATGCCGTACACTTATCAAATGTATTG carries:
- a CDS encoding uncharacterized conserved membrane protein, with product MNGLAIILFILWIYMLSVLKRGKLHFWFFFLGSVGMFLFLLIWVKPLVTDTLTHFMAYVTGLIGSLSHMFDGYYEYSILFIDRGKEAISLYIDYECSGIIEMMAFTALIWFFPLYQLYEKIVINIFGIFFIIASNVIRITIIVTLVYYKGDSIYYLAHTIVGRLVFYALSIGLYYYVFTKAHIVRQKVGSFSYETH
- a CDS encoding 6-pyruvoyl-tetrahydropterin synthase related domain, giving the protein MRYYKYKFYLYASHSVDGVKENAHYHTFSFVLYINHEEEQFIAYKKVETLVNKFLEPLQKQYLNERLSEHTPATVEAIAAYLYTELSQLFTKEEIDLVRLDMNETPLRAYSVFKNRAMTYLLVFLMGIMLSSFLGLQSSQAASTIQIDGHYQDWSNIPHGILTYHSWNGEANHKAALFREGDHLYGHIKMHDIYGAQMQMNSMNIIVNGMTIQFGAHFATSDKQVDWSKDSIIYNMPVGITKDHLGIFNSGWPVYQMGTAAFTVTNNNHSTGDEYEFMIDLKVLEKITGIPIDAMSKFSLTAPNIGGGEIIVTGTSSGPYIGITIAMIASAGLVIWKRRKRSLA
- a CDS encoding NLP/P60 family protein, translated to MKNYLIKLSICLVASMLFVTSANASTTTEDKTQATARASQYDDLAMGTASSLNIRESASTSAKIIGKLAKGAVGTVIEKKGGWVKLKSGSVTGYASAEYLAIGSEAEKLFDTYAKNTATVTATSLNVRKSASTSSSKIGSVAKGTKHVVLSQSKGFAKIKYNSTYGYISTDYVTIARAFTYATKVATSSKTTGQDVADYAVQFVGNPYKWGGTSLTNGADCSGFTQSVYKKFGITIPRTSKTQATAGTKISVSNRKAGDLLFYREDGVVNHVALYIGNNKIVHASSTRDGIKISNYNYRTVYTVRRFIN
- a CDS encoding beta-galactosidase, giving the protein MKKRVYKLIGFAGLALVAISSMRVKATVSDIIWGKSLSANVRAVTASGTCGVGETLSWDLTDKILTITGEGQMDDDDYNQWSKYKDAITTVKITDGVTNISEKAFYSFTTLKSIELADSIQSIGVNAFAFSKLTSISLPSQLTKIEEKAFYNSGLTSLEIPGDVVSIGEQAFASCYNLTSVSIPESITTIPKSLFSGCSKLTSISMPDTITSIGDTAFGFCTQLRVLDLPKSVKYIGANAFNGCTLLYSITIPEGVTEIGDYAFYKCTTLSKVTLPNSVTSLGSAAFRDCSNLYSVTLSTNIKELEMQMFYNCINLRSIELPEGMTHVGKSAFYNCNSLTTVRIPKSMEQIREEAFDKCSSLLSISLPEGITSIEYGVFKSCDSLSEIKLPESLTAIDDYAFAGCSSLKQIDIPNQVTTIGENVFQSCNGLTNIDVPNSVIKIGDFAFYRCASLRDIRLSENITEISVNTFRECTSLESIRIPAKVTQIGTNTFDKCTALKSIYLPDSIKAMQYSALPKDTVIFCNKDTYVYSYGKENNYAIVTPEDYSGTCGENATYLFNDEDYSLKIQGQPSDDWIFAGAACVDTILLNEVSYIPNNAYVTYRSLKTIEMPFSLKQCSSASFYDYKKISIRGFNNSYAKRFATSMKIPFESLGDYQVAVTFRTQTEESFLGRVVLVTGMYSDLPIPVRDGYTFDGWYTKENGGEKITADSQVLIEQDHTLYAHWTKNKYVISFESNGGNEPSKESIEVLFQDNYGELPTCERIGYTFDGWYTSSIGGNKVTSETQCEGTAILYAHWSINTYELIYDANGGDTPSIERVSLEYGSQYGELAVCEREHYAFLGWFTKREGGDKVTPESILEQDITVYAHWSKNAYTVTYNANGGETLSEESVIYEYGIPYGKLPICEREGYTFTGWYTKKEDGIQVSADTICKESITLYAHWTKKSYVVTYDANGGETPSVEQVTMEYGSSYGKLPICEREGYTFTGWYTKKEDGIRVSEDTICKESITLYAHWTKNTYVVTYDANGGETPSVEQVTMEYGSSYGKLPICEREGYTFTGWYTKKEDGIRVSTDTICKESITLYAHWAKNALTVIYDANGGGALSIESVVMEHGSPFGTLPTCEREGYTFTGWYTEKIGGTKVSADTICKESVTLYAQWTKNQYVINYDANGGRTPSVGQVTIEYGIQYGTLPTCEREGYTFTGWYTEKTGGTKVSADTICKESVTLYAQWTKNQYVINYDANGGRAPSIGQVTVEYGIQYGTLPTCEREGYTFTGWYTEKTGGAKVSADTICKESVTLYAQWTKNQYVINYDANGGRAPSVGQVTIEYGSQYGTLPTCEREGYTFTGWYTEKTGGAKVSADTICKESVTLYAQWTKNQYVINYDVNGGRAPSVGQVTVEYGSPYGTLPNCEREGYTFTGWYTEKTGGAKVSADTICKESVTLYAQWTKNYYTLSYHANGGKNLNRKEVVLAYGSRYGTLPTCNRKGYTFVGWYTAKNGGSQVSASTQCKGNQQLYARWKKVSVKKVKITKAIGKNKTIKITYGKVIGTKGYEIKYSLKSNMKSAKLTTTSNTSKTINKLKKNTKYYIQVRAYALDSTKNKVYGDWSSKKSIKVN